The Verrucomicrobiaceae bacterium genome window below encodes:
- a CDS encoding DUF1501 domain-containing protein has translation MLRAEQGWQPPSGLPMLPQRAKRVIWLFMRGGVSHMESFDPKPMLTRYVGKSISETPFASVQDPEKLKKVRVVVVNDANGKQRNTIYPLQVGFKKYGECGVEISDWFPHMGSCADEIAFIRGMWTTDDNHGAQVQFHSGRHMLEPRVPTLGAWVTYGLGSMTDNLPSFVNMGPRYFDVRDGHYLGPAFDAVNLKVDPKNPLTFAAPEFQIGKGEQAAQFELIHQLNALAAEQYPGDKTLPARMKSYRLAFNMQTAVPETMNLDAESAETQRLYGMNDKVTEPFARQLIVARRLAERGVRFIQIQHGDGAAGAWDSHSGLKKNHTNLAQQVDRPIAGLLKDLKQRGLLDDTLVVFATEFGRTPGTQGSDGRDHHPYAFSVWMAGGGIKGGTIHGATDELGFHPTEHPHYVTDVHATILHLLGLDARRLEIPGRKRLERDFGQVIREIIA, from the coding sequence ATGTTGCGGGCTGAGCAGGGCTGGCAGCCGCCTTCGGGTCTGCCGATGCTGCCACAGCGGGCGAAGCGGGTCATTTGGCTCTTTATGCGAGGCGGCGTCAGTCACATGGAGAGCTTTGATCCGAAGCCCATGCTCACGAGGTATGTGGGTAAGAGTATCAGTGAGACGCCCTTTGCGAGTGTGCAGGATCCTGAGAAGCTGAAGAAGGTTCGGGTGGTGGTGGTCAATGACGCGAATGGAAAGCAGCGAAATACGATTTATCCGCTCCAAGTCGGGTTCAAAAAGTACGGTGAGTGCGGGGTGGAGATCAGTGATTGGTTTCCCCACATGGGCTCATGTGCGGATGAGATCGCGTTTATTCGCGGCATGTGGACGACGGATGACAATCATGGGGCGCAGGTGCAGTTCCACAGCGGTCGGCACATGCTGGAGCCTCGTGTGCCGACGCTGGGTGCTTGGGTGACGTATGGCTTAGGCTCGATGACGGATAATCTGCCCTCCTTTGTGAATATGGGGCCGCGCTATTTCGATGTTCGCGATGGGCATTACTTGGGGCCAGCCTTTGATGCGGTGAATTTGAAGGTCGATCCGAAGAATCCGCTTACTTTTGCCGCGCCGGAGTTCCAAATCGGCAAGGGCGAGCAGGCGGCTCAGTTTGAGCTTATCCATCAGCTCAATGCGTTGGCCGCCGAGCAGTATCCTGGTGATAAGACGCTCCCTGCTCGCATGAAGAGCTATCGCCTCGCTTTCAATATGCAGACGGCGGTGCCGGAGACGATGAATCTGGACGCAGAGAGTGCGGAAACCCAGAGGCTCTACGGCATGAATGACAAGGTGACGGAGCCTTTTGCCCGCCAGCTCATCGTGGCGCGGCGGTTGGCGGAGCGCGGGGTGCGCTTCATTCAGATCCAGCATGGAGATGGGGCTGCGGGGGCTTGGGATTCGCATTCGGGGCTCAAGAAGAATCACACCAATCTCGCGCAGCAGGTGGATAGGCCCATCGCAGGGCTCTTGAAGGATCTGAAGCAGCGGGGGCTGCTCGATGATACGCTGGTGGTTTTCGCCACAGAGTTTGGCCGCACGCCGGGCACGCAGGGCAGTGATGGGCGGGACCATCATCCGTATGCTTTTAGTGTGTGGATGGCAGGTGGGGGGATCAAAGGCGGTACGATCCATGGTGCGACGGACGAACTGGGCTTTCATCCCACGGAGCATCCGCATTACGTCACGGATGTGCATGCGACGATCCTGCATCTTCTGGGGCTCGATGCACGCCGTTTAGAGATTCCTGGTCGCAAGCGCTTGGAGCGCGACTTTGGCCAGGTGATTCGCGAAATCATTGCGTGA
- a CDS encoding transposase encodes MPTSLVSPVTCGVTLRRIRFWEGQSGRIFEFITNLTETDVTPGVLAHLYRMRWDIEKSFDEIKNKLHEKKAWASSATAKSMQATFICLTHNLMLLMEHELKQNQGVSNRAEDQRRAKRLERVKFAARKGNQVVPMPIKLTQRCTVITVKMVRWIATHLWKSVSVRQAAVALAALYAHL; translated from the coding sequence TTGCCGACGAGCCTGGTCAGCCCCGTCACCTGCGGGGTTACACTGCGGCGCATACGCTTCTGGGAAGGGCAAAGCGGGCGCATCTTTGAGTTCATCACCAATCTGACCGAAACGGACGTGACTCCAGGAGTGCTCGCGCACCTTTACCGTATGCGTTGGGATATCGAAAAGAGCTTTGATGAAATCAAAAACAAGCTTCACGAAAAGAAAGCCTGGGCTAGCAGTGCCACGGCCAAAAGCATGCAGGCCACCTTTATCTGCCTGACGCACAACCTCATGCTGCTCATGGAGCATGAGTTGAAGCAAAACCAAGGGGTGAGCAATCGTGCCGAAGATCAGCGCAGGGCAAAAAGACTCGAGAGGGTCAAATTTGCAGCCCGAAAAGGAAATCAGGTCGTGCCGATGCCCATCAAGCTGACTCAGCGGTGCACCGTGATCACAGTGAAAATGGTTCGCTGGATAGCTACCCATCTCTGGAAATCCGTCTCCGTCAGGCAAGCCGCTGTCGCACTGGCGGCCCTCTACGCCCATTTATGA